TCCTGAACGGCATGAGCGTTGGAGGAAAAGCGCCGGTCGATGCCGGTACGTTCGTCGCGGGAACGAGCGGGCCGTCGCCGTGTACGGCCGGCCTGCCGTCACCATCGAAACCGGCGTGTCAGTCGGGCACGCCGGTTTCGTCGATGAAGCGCATCGCGTAATGAAATTGAAAGAAACGGGCGCGCGATCAGTCGAGCCCGCCCTGGCACAGGTACTTGATCGACAGGTAGTCGTCGAGGCCGTGGCGCGAACCTTCGCGGCCATAACCCGATTCCTTCACGCCACCGAACGGCGCGGCCTCGCTCGCGAGCGCGCCCTCGTTGATGCCGACGATGCCCGTTTCGAGCCGTGCCGACACGCGCGCGATCCGCCGGACGTCCTGCGTGTAGAAATACGCGGCGAGCCCGAACGGCGTGTCGTTCGCGGCGCTGACGGCTTCGTCCTCGGTGTCGAACGGAAACAGCGCGGCGACCGGCCCGAACGTCTCCTCGCAACCGAGCTGCATGCCGGGAGTCGCATCGGCGAGCACGGTCGGCGCGTAATAGTTCGGCCCCAGTTCGGGCAAGCGCCTGCCGCCCGTCAGTACGCGGGCGCCGCGCTCGACCGCATCGTCGACGTGACGCGCGATCTTGTCGACCGCGCGCGCGTTGATCATCGGGCCGATCTGCGCGGCCGGGTCGGTCGCCGGCGCGACTTTCAACGCACCGACCCGCGCGGCGAGCTTCGCGGCGAATGCGTCGTAGATTCGCGCCTGCACGTACACGCGATTCGGCGACACGCACGTCTGGCCGCCGTTGCGGAACTTGGCGGCCATCAGCCCGTCGACGGCGGCGTCGAGCTCGGCATCGTCGAACACGATGAACGGCGCATTGCCGCCGAGCTCGAGCGACAGCTTCTTGAGCGTCGCGGCCGATTCGCGTGCGAGCAGCTTGCCGACGGGCGTCGATCCCGTGAACGTGATCTTGCGTACGCGGCCGTCGGCGAGCCAGTCGGCCACCGCGTTGATGCCGTGCTCGCGCGATGCGGCGATCATGTTCAGCACGCCGGGCGGCACACCGGCTTCCTGCGCGAGGAACGCCAGCGCGAGTGCCGTGAGCGGCGTGTCTTCGGCCGGCTTCGCGACGACCGTGCAGCCGGCCGCGAGCGCGGGCGCGATCTTGCGCGCGATCATCGCGAGCGGGAAATTCCACGGCGTGATCGCGGCGACGACGCCGATCGGCTCCATGACCGCACTCAGCCGCTTGCCGCGCTGCTGTTGCGGAATCAGGTCGCCGTACGTGCGGGTCGCTTCCTCGGCGAACCACATCACATACGACGCGCCATACGCGACTTCGCCGCGCGCTTCGGCGAGC
The DNA window shown above is from Burkholderia pyrrocinia and carries:
- a CDS encoding NAD-dependent succinate-semialdehyde dehydrogenase encodes the protein MSLTLSRTELVRSANLIDGAWRDALDGRHFTVTDPATLERVADAPDSGAADARAATDAAARALPAWRATPARERAAILRAWHAAIVAHTEDLAKLMSREQGKPLAEARGEVAYGASYVMWFAEEATRTYGDLIPQQQRGKRLSAVMEPIGVVAAITPWNFPLAMIARKIAPALAAGCTVVAKPAEDTPLTALALAFLAQEAGVPPGVLNMIAASREHGINAVADWLADGRVRKITFTGSTPVGKLLARESAATLKKLSLELGGNAPFIVFDDAELDAAVDGLMAAKFRNGGQTCVSPNRVYVQARIYDAFAAKLAARVGALKVAPATDPAAQIGPMINARAVDKIARHVDDAVERGARVLTGGRRLPELGPNYYAPTVLADATPGMQLGCEETFGPVAALFPFDTEDEAVSAANDTPFGLAAYFYTQDVRRIARVSARLETGIVGINEGALASEAAPFGGVKESGYGREGSRHGLDDYLSIKYLCQGGLD